A region of Desulforamulus hydrothermalis Lam5 = DSM 18033 DNA encodes the following proteins:
- the cobA gene encoding uroporphyrinogen-III C-methyltransferase produces the protein MNKGYVYLVGAGPGDPGLITVKGLNCIRQADVLVYDRLAGQRLLAYARPDAELIYVGKSPERHAMRQEEINRLLVDKAKEGKLVTRLKGGDPFVFGRGGEEAELLVENGIPFEVVPGITSAVAVPAYAGIPVTHRGYTSTLAIITGNEDPHKEDSGIAWDKIATGAGTLVFLMGMGNLPGICQKLIEFGRSPATPVALIRWGTRPEQRTVTGTLENIYHKAMAANFKNPAVIVVGEVVQLREKLSWFENRPLFGKRIIVTRSREQASALSAAIEALGGEAWEFPTIQIEPPDDFTVLDNAITDVRSYRWVIFTSVNGVKMFFDRMRVNKKDIRDLSDVRLCAIGPRTREELEKRGLLVDFVPGEYRAEEIVEGLKSKILPGDRVLLPRADIARQLLPRALAELGAVVHEVTAYRTVLGSGDAAAIRQALAAGEVNVVTFTSSSTVKNFVKLIGEEGLPQLMEKVVVASIGPITSQTARELGMSVDIEAGEYTINGLVQAITDYFAGRESA, from the coding sequence ATGAACAAAGGTTATGTTTATCTGGTGGGAGCCGGCCCCGGCGATCCCGGTTTAATTACTGTAAAAGGTTTAAATTGTATTCGGCAAGCAGACGTGCTGGTTTATGACCGCCTGGCAGGTCAGCGGCTGCTGGCCTATGCACGTCCGGATGCGGAGCTCATATATGTTGGCAAATCGCCGGAAAGGCATGCAATGCGGCAGGAAGAGATTAACCGGCTGCTGGTGGATAAAGCCAAAGAGGGTAAGCTGGTAACCCGCTTAAAGGGTGGTGATCCCTTTGTTTTCGGACGGGGTGGCGAAGAGGCGGAACTTCTGGTGGAAAACGGCATTCCCTTTGAAGTGGTACCCGGCATTACTTCTGCCGTTGCCGTACCGGCCTATGCCGGTATTCCGGTTACCCACCGGGGTTACACCTCCACACTGGCCATTATCACCGGCAACGAAGATCCCCATAAAGAAGATTCCGGCATAGCCTGGGATAAAATTGCCACCGGCGCCGGTACACTGGTTTTTTTAATGGGTATGGGAAACCTGCCGGGTATCTGCCAAAAACTGATCGAGTTTGGCCGCTCACCGGCTACGCCGGTGGCGTTAATTCGCTGGGGTACCCGACCGGAGCAGAGAACCGTTACCGGTACTCTGGAAAACATTTACCACAAGGCAATGGCAGCCAACTTTAAAAATCCTGCCGTGATTGTGGTGGGAGAGGTGGTGCAGCTGCGGGAAAAACTATCTTGGTTTGAGAACCGGCCTTTGTTTGGGAAACGGATTATTGTCACCCGTTCCCGGGAACAAGCCAGTGCCCTGTCTGCTGCCATCGAAGCGCTGGGGGGGGAAGCTTGGGAGTTTCCCACCATCCAAATTGAGCCACCGGACGATTTTACCGTGCTGGATAATGCCATTACAGATGTTCGCTCTTATCGCTGGGTGATTTTTACCAGTGTTAACGGTGTTAAAATGTTCTTTGACCGTATGCGGGTCAATAAAAAAGACATCCGGGATTTAAGCGATGTTCGGCTGTGTGCCATTGGGCCGCGCACCAGGGAAGAATTAGAAAAACGCGGTTTATTAGTAGATTTTGTGCCGGGCGAATACCGGGCGGAAGAAATAGTCGAGGGCTTAAAAAGCAAGATACTGCCCGGTGACCGGGTGCTGCTGCCCCGGGCGGACATTGCCCGTCAACTGCTGCCCCGGGCGCTGGCCGAGTTGGGAGCGGTGGTCCACGAAGTGACAGCATACCGTACAGTTTTGGGCAGCGGTGATGCTGCTGCCATTCGCCAGGCCCTGGCAGCCGGAGAAGTTAATGTAGTAACTTTTACCAGCTCGTCTACAGTTAAAAATTTTGTTAAACTAATAGGAGAAGAAGGTTTGCCGCAGTTGATGGAAAAAGTTGTGGTGGCCAGTATCGGCCCCATTACTTCCCAGACGGCCAGGGAGTTGGGCATGTCGGTTGACATTGAAGCCGGTGAGTATACCATTAACGGGTTGGTGCAAGCCATCACAGATTATTTTGCCGGCCGGGAGAGTGCCTGA
- the nirJ1 gene encoding putative heme d1 biosynthesis radical SAM protein NirJ1, which translates to MISISKLLCGTENFGDHLRYAHGAKGQVHGAVAGHGPVVVWNATRTCNLRCRHCYSESDHKKYDELSTREAKQFIDDLAAFRVPVLLLSGGEPLLRPDFFELARYARQKGIRITVSTNGTLISPEVARQLKEVGVGYVGISLDGIGEINDRFRGRAGAYEAALQGIRNCLAVGQRVGLRFTVNRHNYRELNNIFDLVEKENIPRVCFYHLVYTGRGSEMVKEDLTHGESRAALDLIIERTLDLHRRGFNKEILTVDNHADAVYIYLKLLQDDPERARQVYRLLSCNGGNRTGIAIGEVDWEGNVHADQFSRNHCFGNVRQRKFSDIWTDLSHPILAGLKNRKPLLKGRCARCKWLDLCNGNFRARAEAVYGDFWAEDPACYLTDEEISHA; encoded by the coding sequence ATGATAAGTATCAGCAAATTGCTTTGTGGTACAGAAAACTTTGGCGATCACCTGCGCTATGCTCATGGCGCCAAGGGGCAAGTACACGGTGCAGTGGCGGGTCATGGTCCGGTGGTAGTTTGGAATGCCACTCGGACTTGCAACCTGCGCTGCCGCCATTGTTATTCTGAATCTGACCATAAAAAATATGACGAGCTATCCACCCGGGAGGCCAAGCAGTTTATTGATGATCTGGCGGCCTTTCGGGTGCCGGTGCTGCTGCTTTCCGGAGGCGAACCCCTGTTGCGGCCGGATTTCTTTGAACTGGCCAGGTATGCCAGGCAGAAGGGCATTCGCATTACCGTTTCTACCAATGGCACCCTGATCAGTCCCGAGGTGGCGCGGCAGCTTAAAGAGGTCGGGGTTGGCTATGTGGGCATAAGTTTAGACGGCATCGGGGAAATTAATGACCGCTTTCGGGGGCGGGCGGGCGCCTATGAAGCTGCTTTGCAGGGTATCCGCAACTGCCTGGCCGTAGGCCAGCGGGTGGGCCTGCGTTTTACGGTCAACCGTCATAATTACCGGGAATTAAACAATATTTTTGATCTGGTAGAAAAAGAAAACATTCCCAGAGTATGTTTTTACCACTTAGTTTATACCGGTCGCGGCAGTGAAATGGTTAAGGAGGATCTAACTCATGGGGAGAGCAGAGCTGCCCTTGATTTAATTATTGAACGCACCCTTGACTTGCACCGCCGGGGTTTTAATAAAGAAATCTTAACGGTTGATAACCATGCTGATGCCGTCTATATTTATCTTAAATTGCTTCAGGATGACCCTGAACGAGCCCGGCAAGTTTACCGTTTGTTATCCTGCAATGGCGGTAACCGGACCGGTATTGCTATAGGCGAGGTGGACTGGGAGGGCAATGTTCATGCAGACCAGTTTTCCCGCAATCACTGTTTTGGCAATGTGCGGCAAAGAAAATTCAGTGATATTTGGACGGACCTCAGCCATCCCATCCTGGCCGGTTTGAAGAACCGCAAGCCTTTATTAAAGGGGCGCTGTGCCAGGTGCAAATGGTTGGATTTATGCAACGGTAATTTCCGGGCCCGGGCAGAGGCGGTTTACGGCGATTTTTGGGCCGAAGATCCGGCTTGTTACCTAACGGATGAAGAAATAAGTCACGCTTAA
- the hemB gene encoding porphobilinogen synthase gives MSVFPHVRHRRLRMNEQVRRLVRENRLTVDDLIYPVFATCGQGVRRAFDSMPGVYNLSVDLLLEEVKKVQELGIPGVIVFGVPATKDEVGSGAYDPDGVVQQAVRAIKQAFPNLLVITDVCLCEYTSHGHCGLIKGQRVDNDTTLALLAQTALSHVQAGADMVAPSDMMDGRVAAIRARLDAEGYSDIPIMAYSAKYASAYYGPFREVAGSAPQFGDRKTYQMDPANGDEALRETAQDIAEGADIVMVKPALAYMDIIRRIKEQTGYPVAAYNVSGEYAMVKAAAQKGWLDERRIVLETLTGLKRAGADIIITYHALEVARWLKGV, from the coding sequence TTGTCTGTTTTTCCTCATGTCAGGCACCGTCGCTTAAGGATGAACGAACAGGTCAGACGGTTGGTGCGGGAGAACCGCTTAACTGTAGATGATCTCATCTACCCGGTGTTTGCTACCTGTGGTCAGGGGGTGCGCCGGGCCTTTGACAGCATGCCGGGTGTTTATAATCTTTCTGTGGATCTGCTGCTGGAAGAAGTAAAAAAAGTGCAGGAGCTGGGCATTCCCGGTGTGATTGTGTTTGGCGTGCCGGCAACCAAGGACGAGGTGGGGTCAGGCGCCTATGATCCCGACGGTGTTGTGCAGCAGGCGGTACGCGCCATTAAGCAGGCCTTTCCCAACCTGCTGGTGATAACCGATGTTTGCCTGTGCGAATATACCAGTCATGGTCACTGCGGCTTAATTAAAGGACAAAGGGTGGACAACGATACTACCTTGGCTTTGCTTGCCCAAACCGCCCTGTCGCATGTGCAGGCAGGGGCAGATATGGTGGCCCCGTCCGATATGATGGACGGGCGGGTGGCAGCTATCCGGGCCCGCTTGGATGCTGAGGGCTATTCAGATATTCCGATCATGGCTTACTCGGCCAAATATGCTTCAGCTTACTACGGCCCCTTCCGGGAGGTGGCCGGTTCTGCCCCGCAGTTTGGTGACCGCAAAACCTATCAAATGGACCCGGCTAACGGAGATGAAGCCCTGCGGGAAACCGCCCAGGACATTGCAGAAGGGGCGGATATTGTTATGGTGAAACCGGCACTGGCTTATATGGATATAATTCGCCGTATTAAAGAGCAGACCGGCTATCCTGTAGCAGCTTATAATGTAAGCGGTGAGTACGCTATGGTGAAAGCAGCTGCCCAAAAGGGGTGGCTTGATGAACGGAGAATTGTCCTGGAGACATTGACCGGTCTCAAACGAGCCGGTGCAGATATTATCATAACTTATCATGCCCTGGAGGTTGCCCGCTGGTTAAAGGGGGTTTAA
- the nirJ2 gene encoding putative heme d1 biosynthesis radical SAM protein NirJ2, with product MIISWNTTNACNLYCAHCYRDAGIRAEEELNTEQGKKLINEIAAAGFKIMIFSGGEPLMRPDIYELVAYAKSQGLRPVLGSNGTLITLEAAQQLKECGAAGIGISLDSADPEKHDRFRAQAGCWQAAVEGMRNCRRAGLPFQVHTTVLDWNYHEAEELTDLAVREGAVAHHFFFLVPTGRAVNIEEESLRAEQYEGLLQRIMEKQKQVDIELKPTCAPQFMRIARQMGVAVRFQRGCLAGTSYCIISPKGDVQPCAYLNIPLGNVKETSFVDIWQHSPVLKELRSLEYKGGCGTCGYKKICGGCRARAYFYHGDYMAEEPWCLYHGRKGY from the coding sequence TTGATTATTTCCTGGAATACTACCAATGCCTGCAATCTTTATTGCGCTCACTGCTACCGGGATGCCGGCATACGGGCGGAGGAAGAACTCAATACAGAACAAGGTAAAAAATTAATCAATGAAATTGCCGCTGCAGGCTTTAAGATTATGATTTTTAGCGGCGGGGAACCTTTGATGCGGCCGGATATATATGAACTGGTGGCTTACGCCAAGTCGCAGGGGCTGCGTCCGGTGCTTGGCAGCAACGGCACCCTGATCACTCTCGAAGCGGCGCAGCAGTTGAAAGAATGCGGGGCGGCCGGCATTGGGATCAGTTTAGACAGCGCCGACCCGGAAAAACATGACCGCTTTCGGGCGCAGGCAGGCTGCTGGCAGGCGGCGGTGGAGGGGATGCGCAATTGCCGCCGGGCCGGTCTGCCCTTTCAGGTTCATACCACGGTACTGGACTGGAATTATCACGAAGCGGAGGAATTAACCGACCTGGCAGTGCGTGAGGGGGCTGTGGCCCATCACTTTTTCTTCCTGGTACCTACCGGACGGGCGGTTAATATTGAAGAGGAATCCCTGCGGGCAGAACAGTACGAGGGTTTGCTGCAGCGCATTATGGAAAAACAAAAGCAAGTAGACATTGAATTGAAGCCTACCTGTGCCCCTCAGTTTATGCGCATTGCCAGACAAATGGGGGTTGCGGTGCGTTTTCAGCGGGGCTGCCTGGCCGGTACCTCCTATTGCATTATCAGCCCTAAGGGGGATGTACAGCCCTGTGCCTATTTAAATATTCCATTGGGTAATGTAAAAGAAACTTCCTTTGTGGATATCTGGCAGCACAGCCCTGTACTCAAGGAACTGCGCTCCCTTGAGTATAAAGGAGGCTGCGGTACCTGCGGCTACAAAAAAATTTGCGGCGGCTGCCGGGCCAGGGCTTATTTTTATCACGGAGATTATATGGCTGAGGAACCATGGTGCTTATACCACGGTCGAAAGGGGTATTAA
- a CDS encoding AsnC family transcriptional regulator produces the protein MQLDHLDRRLLNLVQTEFPICPQPYLALAEKLGITEQEVLQRLERLMRQDVLRRLGGVFDSRKLGYKGTLCAIKVPPERIDEVAAVINSYVGITHNYLRDHEYNMWFTILARSSAKVEQILSEIRAKTGIEEIINLPSQRFFKVLVKFDVTDED, from the coding sequence ATGCAGCTGGATCATCTGGACAGGCGACTTCTCAATCTGGTACAGACAGAATTCCCCATTTGCCCGCAGCCTTACCTGGCGTTGGCTGAAAAATTGGGGATTACTGAGCAGGAGGTTTTGCAACGCCTGGAACGGTTAATGCGGCAGGATGTGCTGCGACGCCTGGGAGGGGTTTTTGATTCCCGTAAACTGGGGTACAAGGGTACCCTGTGTGCCATTAAGGTGCCGCCGGAACGTATTGACGAAGTTGCGGCCGTCATTAACAGTTATGTAGGAATTACCCATAATTATTTGCGGGATCACGAATACAATATGTGGTTTACCATTTTGGCCCGGTCGTCAGCCAAGGTGGAGCAAATTCTTAGTGAAATCCGTGCCAAGACGGGTATAGAAGAAATTATAAACCTACCGTCCCAGAGATTTTTTAAAGTGCTGGTAAAATTTGACGTTACTGATGAAGACTAA
- a CDS encoding AsnC family transcriptional regulator — protein sequence MTLSELDKRIIMELQAGLPLVSRPFEALAKRLGITEEEFLARVHAIQQAGIMRRIGAALRHHRVGYTANAMIVWQIPEEKIAEVGERMARLPEVTHCYQRAALPQWPYNFYTMIHGRSREACRQIAKKLADIAGVDNYRLLYSVAELKKSSMKYFMD from the coding sequence ATGACCTTAAGTGAGCTGGATAAACGCATCATAATGGAATTGCAGGCGGGTTTGCCGCTGGTCAGCCGACCCTTTGAAGCATTGGCCAAAAGGCTGGGCATTACAGAAGAAGAATTTTTGGCCAGGGTTCATGCCATTCAACAAGCAGGCATTATGAGACGCATTGGAGCTGCCCTGCGGCATCACCGGGTAGGCTATACGGCTAACGCCATGATTGTCTGGCAGATACCGGAGGAAAAAATAGCAGAAGTGGGGGAGCGCATGGCCCGGCTGCCTGAAGTAACCCACTGTTACCAGCGCGCAGCTTTACCCCAGTGGCCCTATAATTTTTATACAATGATTCATGGTCGCAGCCGGGAAGCCTGCCGGCAGATTGCCAAGAAGCTGGCTGATATAGCAGGCGTAGATAACTACCGCCTTTTATATAGTGTTGCTGAACTGAAGAAAAGCAGTATGAAATATTTCATGGATTAG
- the hemL gene encoding glutamate-1-semialdehyde 2,1-aminomutase, producing MAPSYQKSNELFAQAQMVIPGGVNSPVRAFKSVGMTPPFIARANGCRLWDVDGNEYIDYVCSWGPLILGHRHPAVMHAVQRCLERGTTYGAPTDLELTLAQMVVEALPSVEMVRMVNSGTEATMSALRLARAYTNRSKIVKFEGCYHGHHDSLLIKAGSGALTHGVPTSPGVPLELAGHTINARYNDLALLEKIFVEAGSEIAAVIVEPLAGNMGIVPPAEGFLQGLRDLCHKYGALLIFDEVITGFRLGYGGAQTYYNVLPDLTCLGKIIGGGLPVGAYGGRREIMQMVSPAGPVYQAGTLSGNPLAMTAGIATLEQLQQPGVYEELNRKSGLLAQGLSQAAQAAGVPACLNRVESLQTCFFTGQPVRDFAGASTSDTKRYAVFFKCMLEQGIYLAPSQFEALFISTAHTDSDIERTVEAAYHAFKAASQI from the coding sequence ATGGCTCCCAGTTATCAAAAATCCAACGAGTTGTTTGCCCAGGCTCAAATGGTGATTCCAGGCGGGGTCAACAGTCCGGTGCGGGCTTTCAAGTCAGTGGGCATGACCCCTCCCTTTATTGCCAGGGCTAACGGCTGCCGCCTGTGGGATGTAGACGGCAACGAGTATATTGATTATGTTTGCTCCTGGGGGCCCCTTATTTTGGGGCACCGTCACCCGGCTGTAATGCATGCGGTTCAGCGCTGTTTGGAAAGGGGCACCACCTACGGGGCTCCTACCGATTTAGAGCTAACCCTGGCCCAAATGGTAGTGGAAGCGTTACCTTCGGTGGAAATGGTGCGCATGGTCAATTCCGGTACGGAAGCCACCATGAGTGCCCTGCGTTTAGCCAGGGCATATACCAACCGCAGTAAAATTGTTAAATTTGAAGGCTGTTATCATGGCCACCATGATTCCCTGTTAATTAAGGCCGGATCGGGAGCCCTAACCCACGGCGTGCCTACCAGCCCGGGTGTGCCCCTGGAACTTGCCGGGCATACTATCAATGCCCGCTATAATGATCTGGCCCTGCTGGAGAAAATTTTTGTTGAAGCAGGTTCTGAAATTGCAGCGGTAATTGTGGAACCATTGGCCGGCAATATGGGCATTGTGCCGCCTGCCGAAGGATTCTTGCAGGGATTGCGTGATCTTTGTCATAAGTATGGTGCTTTGTTAATTTTTGATGAAGTAATTACCGGCTTCCGTCTTGGATATGGCGGGGCCCAAACATATTATAACGTGCTGCCGGATTTAACCTGCCTGGGCAAAATCATTGGCGGCGGGTTGCCGGTTGGCGCTTACGGGGGTCGCCGGGAAATCATGCAAATGGTTTCACCCGCCGGTCCGGTTTACCAGGCCGGTACACTGTCCGGCAATCCGCTGGCTATGACAGCCGGTATTGCCACCCTGGAACAGTTGCAGCAGCCGGGGGTTTATGAGGAACTAAACCGTAAGTCTGGCTTGCTGGCCCAGGGTTTAAGCCAGGCCGCTCAGGCGGCCGGGGTGCCTGCCTGCCTTAACCGGGTAGAATCGCTGCAAACCTGTTTCTTTACCGGGCAGCCGGTGCGTGATTTTGCCGGCGCATCCACTTCAGATACCAAGCGTTACGCCGTTTTCTTTAAATGCATGCTGGAACAAGGTATTTATTTAGCTCCTTCCCAGTTTGAGGCACTCTTTATTTCCACCGCCCATACCGACAGCGATATTGAACGTACCGTAGAAGCAGCTTACCATGCATTTAAAGCGGCGTCTCAAATATAA
- a CDS encoding YbjQ family protein, which produces MIITTTPTVEGKPIRQYYGLVCGEAIMGANIVRDIFASITDIVGGRSGAYEGKLAHARQLALEEMTEQARRLGANAVVGVDLDYEVIREGMLMVTASGTAVTI; this is translated from the coding sequence ATGATTATTACCACTACCCCCACTGTTGAAGGGAAACCAATCCGGCAGTATTATGGTTTGGTTTGCGGGGAAGCCATTATGGGGGCCAACATAGTCAGGGATATTTTTGCCAGCATTACGGATATTGTGGGCGGACGCAGCGGTGCCTACGAAGGCAAATTAGCCCATGCCCGGCAGCTGGCCCTGGAAGAAATGACTGAACAGGCCCGCCGCTTAGGGGCCAATGCGGTGGTAGGTGTTGACCTGGACTATGAAGTAATTCGGGAAGGCATGCTGATGGTAACCGCCAGCGGCACAGCAGTTACAATTTAG
- a CDS encoding chemotaxis protein CheW: MAVGQEEQLVVFQLNDQQYALPIHETQEIIRMAEVTRLPNTSYYIEGIINLRGTILPVISLNRRLGLPETEQNEDTRIIVVENKGNKVGMIVDSVLEVGRYTENEVEPPNMIGDNVDFLKGVVKKGDQLWLLINLDTVL, translated from the coding sequence ATGGCCGTTGGTCAAGAAGAGCAGCTGGTAGTGTTTCAACTTAACGATCAGCAATATGCCCTTCCTATTCACGAAACCCAGGAAATTATCCGCATGGCGGAAGTGACCCGCCTGCCCAATACCAGTTATTATATTGAAGGCATTATTAATTTGCGCGGCACCATCCTGCCGGTAATCAGCCTTAACCGCCGCCTTGGCCTGCCGGAAACCGAACAAAACGAAGATACCCGGATCATTGTGGTGGAAAACAAGGGCAATAAGGTGGGGATGATTGTAGACAGTGTTCTCGAGGTGGGACGGTATACGGAAAATGAAGTGGAACCTCCCAACATGATCGGGGACAATGTGGATTTCCTTAAGGGTGTCGTCAAGAAGGGGGACCAGCTCTGGCTGCTGATAAATTTAGATACGGTACTGTAA
- a CDS encoding TM1266 family iron-only hydrogenase system putative regulator, with protein MHRRIGVVGIVIEDRNKAPEINNILSRYSEIIIGRMGIPHKERGLSVISLIVEGTNDEIGAMTGKLGNIKGVQVKSALSTKY; from the coding sequence TTGCATCGTCGTATCGGGGTGGTGGGCATTGTGATTGAAGATCGCAACAAAGCTCCGGAGATAAATAACATTCTGAGCCGGTACTCAGAAATTATTATCGGCCGCATGGGCATACCCCATAAAGAAAGGGGCCTTTCTGTTATTTCCCTCATCGTGGAAGGCACCAATGATGAAATCGGGGCCATGACAGGCAAGTTGGGCAATATCAAGGGAGTTCAGGTAAAATCTGCCCTCAGCACAAAATATTAG
- a CDS encoding aspartate ammonia-lyase — MSKLQYRIEQDLIGPKEIPAAAYYGIHTARAAENFNVSGQRVHPELIKAMAVVKQAAAETNIALGLLEPNLGSAVFQAAAEVAEGKLADQFIVDALQGGAGTSTNMNVNEVIANRAIEILGGRKGDYSLVHPVNHVNMSQSTNDVYPTALRIAAIRLLARLSQACANLQGALQAKEAEFAGVLKVGRTQLQDAVPITLGQEFAAWAEAIARDRWRLYKVEERLRQVNLGGTAVGTGLNAERKYIYSVIERLRALTGLGLARNENMIDGTQNADVFVEVAGLVKANAASLVKIAGDLRLLASGPRAGLGEIRLPDLQAGSSIMPGKVNPVLPEMITQVAYQAMAQDLAITLAVQAGQLELNAFLPLVAANLLPALETLSKAINLLAERCIKGIQAVPEKCLAHLHNSVGVITALMPLVGYDTASELAKAALRSGRPVRDVILQAGLFTEAELDQLLRPEEVTRPGMAGKRKAKSQYNLKGVT, encoded by the coding sequence GTGAGCAAGCTGCAGTACCGCATTGAGCAAGATCTTATCGGCCCCAAAGAAATTCCGGCGGCAGCCTATTATGGTATTCATACGGCACGGGCAGCAGAAAACTTTAATGTATCAGGGCAAAGGGTGCATCCTGAACTTATCAAAGCAATGGCTGTGGTAAAACAGGCAGCTGCCGAAACCAACATAGCACTAGGCTTGTTGGAGCCCAACCTGGGCAGCGCTGTTTTTCAGGCGGCGGCAGAGGTGGCAGAAGGGAAACTGGCCGATCAGTTTATTGTGGATGCCCTGCAAGGAGGAGCGGGTACTTCCACTAACATGAATGTTAACGAAGTAATTGCCAACCGGGCCATCGAAATTTTAGGTGGCAGGAAAGGCGATTATTCTCTGGTGCACCCGGTAAATCACGTTAACATGTCCCAGTCAACCAACGATGTATACCCTACCGCCCTGCGGATTGCCGCTATCCGTTTGCTGGCACGCCTCTCCCAGGCCTGTGCCAATTTGCAGGGGGCCCTGCAGGCAAAAGAGGCAGAATTTGCCGGGGTATTAAAGGTTGGCCGCACCCAGTTGCAGGATGCCGTGCCAATTACCCTGGGCCAGGAGTTTGCCGCCTGGGCAGAAGCCATTGCCCGGGATCGCTGGCGCTTATACAAGGTGGAAGAACGTTTGCGGCAAGTTAACCTGGGCGGCACAGCGGTAGGGACCGGGCTGAATGCCGAGCGCAAATACATCTACTCGGTGATTGAACGGCTCAGGGCCTTAACCGGACTGGGATTGGCCCGTAACGAAAATATGATTGACGGTACGCAAAATGCTGATGTTTTTGTAGAGGTGGCGGGACTGGTCAAGGCTAATGCTGCCAGCCTGGTTAAAATAGCCGGGGATTTGCGGCTCCTGGCCTCCGGTCCCCGGGCGGGCCTGGGAGAAATCAGACTGCCGGACCTGCAAGCCGGTTCCTCTATTATGCCGGGAAAAGTAAACCCGGTATTGCCGGAAATGATTACCCAGGTGGCCTACCAGGCCATGGCTCAGGATTTGGCCATTACCCTGGCGGTACAGGCGGGGCAGTTGGAACTGAATGCTTTCCTGCCCCTGGTGGCTGCCAATCTGTTGCCGGCCCTGGAAACCCTCAGCAAGGCCATAAACCTGTTAGCGGAACGTTGTATTAAAGGGATTCAAGCGGTACCTGAAAAATGTTTGGCCCACCTGCACAACAGTGTAGGCGTGATTACCGCCCTCATGCCCCTGGTGGGCTATGATACGGCTTCTGAACTGGCTAAAGCCGCTTTAAGAAGCGGTCGCCCGGTGAGGGATGTGATTTTGCAAGCGGGCTTATTTACAGAAGCTGAATTGGATCAACTGCTAAGACCGGAGGAAGTGACCCGGCCGGGGATGGCGGGCAAGCGCAAAGCCAAAAGCCAGTATAATCTGAAGGGGGTAACCTGA